The window AACAGTGGCGAGGCGCGTCGTGTCGGAAGCATCGCCCGCCAGGGTCAGGTCGGCCGGGGTGTAGATGGTGGTGCCGTTGTTGACGATCAGATCCTTGGCAAAGGTGATCTGCTTGCCATTCGGATACGTAAGCGACGCTGCCGAAACCATACCCGGCAGGGCCAGGGCGCCGACCACAGCAGCGGCCAGCAGGTTCTTGTTGAACTTCGTCATGTGAATCAACTCCATTGAAGGTTTTTTAGTTAACTAAAAGGTACCGCTGTAGCGTTACCGGTCGCCAGACCTACCCCGGTACCGTACGGGCCAGCCCGTTGGCATCCGGCCGCTTTTAGGTGATTCACAGGTAAGAGAGTCCTTCCCCATGGTTCCCCGTAGAGCAAGCTACCGGCGGAACGTTAACCAAGCATTACCGGGGCGTCAAGCCCGGATGGGCCGCAAAAACGCAATTCTTTGGTCGATACCGGCAAACCGAGGCAACCGCACGCGCCTAGGGACCCCCTGCCAGCCTCAATTCCGGCTCAGACAACGACATCGTTGGCGCTGGTGATGGCCAGGATGATGCCGATCATGATGACGCCGATGGCGCCGCCGATCAGCAGAATGGCCGCCGGCTCCAACAAGGCCAGAAACTGCTTCATACGGGCGCGACCAGCCTCCTGACACAGCCGCGCCAACGACTGCAGCATTGCCGGCAATTCGCCCGAACGTTCGCCCACACGCACCAGATTGTATCCCGTGGCGGTGAGGGTTTGCTGCTCCTCCAACGCATCCGCGAGCGGGACACCGCTACGCACGTTGCGTGCCACCTCTTCCAGTCGCGCGCGACGACCGGGCGCCAGAACACTCTCTTGCGCCAACCCCAGCGCCTCCATCAGCGCCACGCGGTTGGACAACAAGGTAGCCAAAACCCGCGCCCAAGTGGCAGTTTCCGACTCCACCCGCCAGACTCCCAGCACCGGCAACCGCTCCATGGCCTCCAGCCACTGGGCGCGCTTACCGGGATCGCGCAAAACTCTCGCCAAGCCTATTCCCAAGGCCAGCAGCAAGAGTAGGGCAGCCCAGTACCACTGGCGCAAGAACATACCGGTGTTCAACACCACCGAGGCCAGCAGCGGGAGATCGTCGGCGCGCTTGAGCAGGACGGCGAACTTGGGCACCACGAACGTGAACATCATCACCACTGCGCCCAAGCCTGCGCAGATGAGCACTGCAGGATAGGTGAGCGCTTGCCGGATTTCGCCTCGAACGGCTTGGTCGTACTCCATCTGCCCCACTGCATCCTGCAATGCCCGCCCCAGCAAACCGGACTTCTCGCCGCTACGCACCAGGGTCAGGACATAGCGAGGCAAGGGCAAGTCCGCCCCCTCCAATGCCGCAGAGAAGGTCTGGCCTCGACGCAATCCGGCAGCAATTGCATCGAACGCAGCAACCAGCCTCGGGTGATAAGCAGACCGTCCTTGAGCCGTCACCGCTTCGGCAAGGCCTACGCCAGCGCCAAGCAACGTGGACAGCTCATGCAGAGCCAGGATCAAGTCACGTTGCCTCAGGCGTGCAACGCGCGCTCCAGACGGACCTCGGCCGTGAGCGACAACCGGTTGCACCGACACCACAGACAATCCACGCCGCTCCAACTGGCGAGCCGCTTCGCGCTCGGATTGCGCAGTGACCACGCCCTCCAGCGCGGCACCTTCCGCGGAGAATGCCTTGTAACGATACTGGCTCATCAAGGGGTCAGACCGCCGTCACGCGCAATACCTCGTCCACCGAGGTCAACCCTTGCCAAGCCTTGAGCAAGCCATCCTCGCGCAAGAACCGATACCCGCGAGTGCGCGCCATCGCCTTCAATTCGGCGTGTCCAGCACCGGCTACCACCGCCTGCTGCATGGCCTCATCCACGGGAATCAGTTCGTAGATGCCGACGCGCCCGCGATAACCCGAATGCTGACAACGCGCGCATCCGACTGGCTCATGCCAGCGCATGGGCACATCACCCAACACCCTGACTGCCCACTGAGCCGCCTCTTCGACAATCGCCGGAAGAACATGCGCCGCGGGACGCGCGCAATGCGGGCACAACCGTCGCACCAGGCGCTGGGCCTGCAGTCCCTTGACCGGCGTTGCCACGAGAAATGGCTCCACGCCCATGTCGATGAGTCGTGTGAACGCACCAATGGCGTCGTTGGTATGCACCGTGGACAGCACCAAGTGGCCGGTAAGCGCGGACTGGATGGCGATTTCCGCCGTTTCGCGATCACGGATTTCGCCGACCATGATGACATCCGGATCCTGGCGCAGGATGGAGCGCAACGCGCCGGCAAAAGTCAATCCGATGTCCGCGTGGGTCTGAATCTGGGTGATCCGCGGCAACTGGAATTCCACAGGATCCTCGACGGTGATGATCTTCTTCATCCCGTCGTCGGCCGCCGCCAGTGTGGCGTACAGCGTGGTGGACTTGCCCGAACCCGTTGGCCCGGTCACCAGGATGATGCCGTGCGCCTCCCGACTCCAGTCGTGCAACAGCGCGAGATGATCCGACTCCATACCCAGCCGTTCCAGGCCAAGATCCTTGCGCTCCTTGGGCAGCAAGCGCAATACGATGGACTCCCCGTGCACACCGGGCAGCGCCGATGCACGGATATCCATCGCCTGACCACTGGCGCGGACGCTCAGGCGGCCATCCTGCGGCAACCGCCGTTCGGCGATATCCATGCCGGAAATCAGCTTCAGGCGCGAAGCGACCGCATTGAAGCGCTCGCGAGGCAGTTGCAGCCGGGTATAGAGCACACCATCGATACGGAAGCGGACGAAAAATTCATGCTCGTCGGGCTCAAGATGGATGTCCGAAGCGCGCTGCTCCACCGCTTGCGCCAACAGGCTATTGACCAGTTCCACCACCGGCGCCTCTTCCGCAAGCTCGCGCAGGTGACGAACATCGTCACCGCCCTGCGTTGCGGACAACAGGCCGTTCGCCAACTTGTCCAGCGTGTTGTCCATCAATTGGGCTGGCGCCAACACATGCCGCACGGGCGTCGACGGAAACAGATAGTCGATCGCTTCCCGCAGCGATGGCTCCAAGGGATCTCGACTGGCACAAATTGTTTCGCCCTCGGGATCCTGCCAGAGCAGGACACCGCGATCCTGCATCCAGTCCACCGGGACAGGCTCATCTCCCGGAATCACCCATGCATCCAGCTCCGGCAACGCGACATCCCGGCCGGCCAGAGGAAACCCCAGCTGATCCGACAGCACGGCTAGCAACTGCTCTTCGGACAGTGCGCCGATACGTACCAACAAGTTGCCGATACGCCCACCCATGCTGGCCTGCAGCTCCAGCGCCCGCTCCAAATCGGCCACGCCGATCAGGTCGCGCGCGATGAGCATTTGCCCAAGCAGAGCGCTCTCCCCAGCAGCGACATCCGATACTGTTGCAATGGGAACGATAGAGGTCATGACCGAGGAGAGAATTGAGCCATCAAAGCACGTCGGCAAATCCCGGGCGCAATGCCCGGAACACCAACGCCCCAAACAACAACACCAGTAAAGCAACGAATCCGTAAACAACCAGCGGCATGACGCCGGGCCATTGCCCATTCAGCAGCGCGCCGCGCAGCGCATCGGTCGGCCAGCTGATGGGGTTGGCGCCAACGATGGAGGCGAAAACCGACGGCACCATCGTGCGCGGATAGAACACGGTTCCCGTGAAGAGCACGAGCATGACCAGCACGGTCACGATCTGGACAAGATCCCGCAAATACACGCCCAATGCGGCAAAGACAAGCGAGATCCCATACAGCATCAACACATAAGGCGCCAGGATCAGCGGCAATGCCAACGATTGCCACTGCCATCCTGTGCCCCAGATTGCATTGACGAGGGCGACCAGCAACACTCCCAACAGCATATGGAAGAGCGCGCTGCCCAATGGAACCGCCACAAGCACCGGCAGCGGGAAAACGATCTTCCGGACGAAATTGCTGTTGCGTTGGAACAGGGATGGAGCCTGCCCGACCGATTCCGCCAGCACCCCATGCACCAGCAGTCCGAGGAACAGATTCAGGGCAAACCCCAGATGGTCCCCCTCCGCCAATCCGGGCCAACGCGCACGGAACACCGCCCCGAACACGAAGCCATAGATCGCCAACAACATCAAGGGCATCAACAATGGCCATGCCCGGCCCAGCAAAGTCCCACGGTATTTCACCGCAAGATCCTGTTGGACCAAGGTTCGCCACAGGGCGACGTACCCGGCGCTTCGGGAAAAGAAGTGGGGTTTCATCGAGTGACGATACTGCGGCATGCTGTTCGACCGATAGGTTAACAGCCGCAGGCCCCTCCTGCCGCCGCCACCGGGCAAGCTGCTAGAATTTGCGGCGCTCCAAGCGAGGCCGACCCCATGAATGCCACCCAGTTCCGCCCAAGCCGCCCGCTTGGCCTTCACCGCGCCTCCGCGCAAGGCTTCACCCTGCTGGAAATGATCGTGGTGTTGGTCATCATCGGCCTCATCATGGGCTTGGTGGGTCCTCGCCTGTTCAACCAAGCCGACAAGGCCAAGGTGCAGACTGCCGAGACGCAGGTCAAGATGTTGAAGGGCGCCCTGGAAACCATGCGGCTGGATACCGGACGCTACCCGACCCAGGAAGAAGGCCTGACTCTCCTCGTCGAGCAGCCTACGGACGCCAAGCTGGCGCAGCGCTGGAAAGGCCCCTATCTGGAAGACGGGCTGCCCGACGATCCTTGGGGGAACCCTTACCAGTATTCGCCAAAGTCGACCGGCACCCATGCTTTCGCGCTCTTCTCTTTCGGCGCGGACGGCAAGAACGGCGGCGACGGATATGATTCGGACGTCGGGATGCTGCCCCAGCAATGAGTCGACGCCAGCCGGGCTATACCCTGCTTGAGCTGGTGGTGGTCATGGCGATCCTGGCGATGGCGACCGCGATCGCGGCGCCCCCCAGCTATCGGATGATTCGCTCCTGGCAAGAAGCAACCCAGGTCGACGATGTCCTGCAACAGATAGCGCACTTGCCAGGCACTGTGCGCGACAGTGGCAATCCGCTCGATCTCAAGACAGACGAGAGCATTGCAATCGTCGCCCTGCCTCCGGGCTGGACGCTGCAACTACAGGCTCCCCTCCACGTACGGGCCAATGGTGCGTGCTCGGATACGAAGGGCGCTTTGAACACGGGAAACCAAATCATCGCCTTCCGGATCCTGGCACCCTTTTGCCGCGTGCAACGGATCGAAACATGATGGCCGCCGCTCCGCGACAACAAGGCTTCTCACTGCTGGAAGCCATCGTCGCGCTCACCATCATGGCGACATGCCTATTGGCCCTCTACGCTTGGCTCTCCACCAGTACGCTCGCATTGGGCCACGTCCGCACCAGCGCCTTGGCATTGGCCGATGCCCGCGCAGCCATGGCCGTTGTCGAAACAATCAACCCGATGGCCGAGCCGAACGGAAAGCGCGATCTGCCGCCGCTGGAAATCCGCTGGAAGGCGCGCCCGCTGACCGATCTCCGGCTTGGAATGAGTCCTGCCGGTGGCGCCACGCAGTTCGATTTCCGGCTGTACGAATTGGACGTGGAAGTCCTGCGCAACGGCCGGTCGATACGCGAGTTCAACCTGCGCAAGACCGGGTGGGTTGCCGCCCGCAGGGTTGCCCCCGATGACTTCTGAATCCCGGCGGACATGGCAACACGGCCTGACCTTGCTCGAAATGATGGTGGTGCTGCTGATCGCGGGCATGGCGATCACCCTCGGCTTCCAATCGCTCGGGCAATGGCAGCGCGCCAATGCGGCCATCTCCGAAATCAGCGGCGCCACCCAGCAGGCCGCTTTGACGGAAGCCTGGCTGGAGGAATCGCTGCGCAGTTTGATACCGGTGCAGGAACAACCCTTCAAGGGAGAACAGGATCGTCTGGAAGGTGTGACGACCCAGCCCGTGCAGTCCCATCAAGGCGGCGCCACCAACATCGAATGGTCGATTCGCAATGAAGGCGGTGTCCAGCATTTGCTTCTGAAGGAAGACGAAGACCGCCGCCTCGACCTCGCGCTGCCCGGCGCAAACCGAGCGAGTTTCGTTTACATGGACGAGGATGGACGTCTGCACACGCAATGGCCGCCGGAACTTGGCCTGCATGCCCATCTTCCCACCGTTGTCGTGCTCGAACAGGAGATGGAAGACGGCAGCCAGCGCGTATGGGCCGCCACTATTTCCGGCGCCCGCAATCCACGTTTCAATCCATTCGAGGTCGACCTTGAGTGAGGCTCGCGCCCGAACCGAACACGGCTTCGTGCTCATCATCGTGCTCGCGGTGCTGGTAGTGCTGACGTTGCTGGCCACCGCAGTGGCCACGTCTGCCGAACGCGCCATCCGGGCTGCACAAGCCGATGCTGACCGGTTCCAGAGTGAATTGGCGATGACCGGGACACGTGAAACCCTGTTGTTCCTGCTCGCCACCCAGAGACAGACGATTGCCGGACTGACGGTCAACGAATCCGATGCCTCTGCCTCGGCCACGCCACCCGGCGAAAACGACGATCCGGACGGCTTCACCGCACTGCCGGTAGGCAACGAGATCCGTCTGGACAGCACCCCTTACCAGGGCTTGGCCCAGACCCGATTCGCCTTGCAGGATGACCGTGGGTTGCTGAGCGTCAACTGGGCGGGCAGCATTCTGCGCTTCGCGCTCTACAAATCACTTGACGTCCCTGACGGCGACTGGAACGGCCTCGATGCCAAGCGCCTGGACTATCAGGATCCGGACGACCTGCACCGGCTGAACGGGGCCGAGAAAGCGCAATACCAGCGAGAAGGCCTGCCCCCTCCTACCAATCGCACCCTGACAACACCGCTCGAGCTTCGCCGCATCCCCGGCTGGAACAAGATACTGGCGGACATGGACGATGCCCGGCTGTTGTCAACGCTGACCTTGGCCCAGACCGTGGACCTGAACATCAACACGGCCCCGGCTCCCCTTCTGGAACTGCTACCCGGACTGTCTCCTCAGAATGCGGCCAGGATGACGGAACTGCGCCGGGCGGCACCTTTCCTGTCCATCCGACAGGCGCAGGAGACGTTCGGCATCACTCCCGTCTTCGAAGAAGTTCTGTCCCTCTTTGCAATTCCGTCGGGCAACCTTATCCTATGGGATGAACGCTCAGGTGCGCGTCGGCTCCTGCACTGGACGCTTACGCCTCTCGAGACCGACGGACCTCCTTGGCGTATTGACTACGAGGTCACCCTCCCACGTGGCAACGAATCCGATCAGGCCGTGGTTGGCACGCCTCAAACGCCGCTTTTCGCCCAACCGGATCAGGCTGGGGAGCGCCAATAACCTTCCTTTGGAAGTTGGCGCAAGCGATACCACTCTCTTCCTCGTCGGGCGGGAGCTTTGCCTGTTCACAATCCTGGATGCCCGTCAGGTTCCAGTGAAACAGCGCAAGGCTTTCGCGGCCTTGGCCGTACGCCGCGTCGCACCATTTCCCGATCCCGATTTCGATGCCGCCTGGTCTGCCGATGGATCGGCGGCTATTTGGTACTGGTCCCGCGCCCGCGTCGCCGCTCTTGCGGCGGGAGAACCCGGAAAGCGCAAGCGTTTCGCGGCAGAAGCGCTGCATATGGGTCGCCCCATCGAAGAGGGCGTGGAGCTGTTCCAGTTGGCTGAGGGCGTCGAGGCGCGTGCCTGGAAGGCCGGCCAGCTTCATGCCAGCCGGTGGTGGCCACAACTGCCTGCACCCGCACAATGGGCGGATTTCCTGCGCGGCACAGGGCACGCTCTCCCGCGCGAGAACGTCGTCCCCGAACCGGTAGCCGTTGAGCTCGCCGCATCGCCCTGGACCAAGCAACCCATAAGTACCGACGCACTCCAGCTATCCGGACTCGATCAATATCTACCGAAAGCGATCTTCGCGGCTGCAGTGGTTCTGCTGCTGGCGGCAGGTGCCGAACTCGGCAGCGGTGCGCGAGCGCAGATCGACATTTGGCGCGCCCAGTCCGCTGTCAACCGGCTGGATGCCCCCCTTAAGCGCATCCTTGCCGCACGCGATGCCGCGGACGAGGCCAGCGCCGAAATCACCAGCCTGCTGTCTTTACATGGCCCACGCCCCACCACATCGCTGATGGCGGAGCTGATCCGATTGATGCCGGGCGGCAATTGGCAGATCAAACGGTGGAGCCAGCCTACGCCCGACACCTTGGAGGTGAGCTTGGTCGCCCCGGGCAGCAATCCGGAACAGCTGGTTTCCGAATGGGAAGCCTCGCCAATGTTCAAGAATGTCACCACGGAGCTGGGCCGCGACAATGAACTTGTCGTCAAGGCCACGGTCACACCTCCCACTCGCCTGAGCGGAGAGCCCGCACCGTGAAGGCGTTCGACACACAGATCCAGAGTTTGAAACGGCAGGTCGATGCTGCTCCTTGGCTGAAATGGGCCGGACTTGCCATCGCCGTACTGGTTGCCTGCTTCGCGCTCCAAGGCCTGGATGCGTGGCGCGTAGCGCGCCAGAAAGCCGGCATCGAAGCTGAACAAACCCTGCGCCGGACGCTAGCGCTCAAGGGCCAGGATGCTTGGCTGGCGCGCGAGAAAAGCGCGCTGCAACTTCGCGACGCGCTGAAAGCGCAGCTGCCCGAGGTTGCTACACCGGGCCTAGCGCAGGCGGCCCTACAGAACTGGCTGCGTGGCATCACGTCTGGATTCGATGCGCAACAAGCAGCAACTATACGCATCAACCGCTCCGCGCCGGTGGAAAACATGCCGGGCGTCCTACGAGTGAACATCGCCCTCAATGGCACCTTCAACCCCCGGCAGGCACTAGCAATGCTGCGCCAGATCGAAAGTGCTCCGAATCTGGTTGTGCTGGAAACGATCAATCTGCAAAGCGATACCAGCAATACCCTGCACCTCACGCTCAATGCGTATTACCGGATCTCCGGCGGAGATGCCGCACCATGATCGCCCGCCGTAGCTGGCTGTACTTGGCGACAGCACTGATCGCCGGCATCGCGGCAGGTGCGGCCTGGCCTCCCCCGCCATTGCCCAAAGCCCAACACGACAGCGTCACATGGAGCCTGCCTGCCGCCACGGACATTCAGCGCCATGTCCCACAGGACATGGCCGCTGTTGTCGCCCAGGTTCGCTGGAAGGGGGACGCAGGCGGATCGCTGGGTGAGCGCAGCGCCTGGCGGCTGGCGGGCATCGTCAGCAAGGACGGCCCCGCGATTCTGGTCACGACGCCAGACAAGCCCGAAGAACCACAGCGCATCGTAATCGGTGGACGACTGCCGGACGGCAGCCTCCTGCAATCCGCAAGGGGCGATCATGCCACCACTCAGCTCGACGCTTGCATCAAGACCTATCAGTTGTTCCAAGCCGAGGCCGTCGATTCGTCCGGCAAGTGCGAGGAACCGGAAGCACCCGCTCAAGGAAACTCTCAATGATCGTCCATCGCCGCCTTCTCGTCAGCCTCGCCGCATTCGGCACGGCACTGCTGGCCGGCTGCGCTACGCCTCCGC is drawn from Thermomonas brevis and contains these coding sequences:
- a CDS encoding prepilin-type N-terminal cleavage/methylation domain-containing protein, which translates into the protein MTSESRRTWQHGLTLLEMMVVLLIAGMAITLGFQSLGQWQRANAAISEISGATQQAALTEAWLEESLRSLIPVQEQPFKGEQDRLEGVTTQPVQSHQGGATNIEWSIRNEGGVQHLLLKEDEDRRLDLALPGANRASFVYMDEDGRLHTQWPPELGLHAHLPTVVVLEQEMEDGSQRVWAATISGARNPRFNPFEVDLE
- a CDS encoding ABC transporter permease translates to MKPHFFSRSAGYVALWRTLVQQDLAVKYRGTLLGRAWPLLMPLMLLAIYGFVFGAVFRARWPGLAEGDHLGFALNLFLGLLVHGVLAESVGQAPSLFQRNSNFVRKIVFPLPVLVAVPLGSALFHMLLGVLLVALVNAIWGTGWQWQSLALPLILAPYVLMLYGISLVFAALGVYLRDLVQIVTVLVMLVLFTGTVFYPRTMVPSVFASIVGANPISWPTDALRGALLNGQWPGVMPLVVYGFVALLVLLFGALVFRALRPGFADVL
- a CDS encoding pilus assembly FimT family protein, with product MSRRQPGYTLLELVVVMAILAMATAIAAPPSYRMIRSWQEATQVDDVLQQIAHLPGTVRDSGNPLDLKTDESIAIVALPPGWTLQLQAPLHVRANGACSDTKGALNTGNQIIAFRILAPFCRVQRIET
- a CDS encoding PulJ/GspJ family protein, translated to MMAAAPRQQGFSLLEAIVALTIMATCLLALYAWLSTSTLALGHVRTSALALADARAAMAVVETINPMAEPNGKRDLPPLEIRWKARPLTDLRLGMSPAGGATQFDFRLYELDVEVLRNGRSIREFNLRKTGWVAARRVAPDDF
- a CDS encoding type II secretion system F family protein; the encoded protein is MSQYRYKAFSAEGAALEGVVTAQSEREAARQLERRGLSVVSVQPVVAHGRGPSGARVARLRQRDLILALHELSTLLGAGVGLAEAVTAQGRSAYHPRLVAAFDAIAAGLRRGQTFSAALEGADLPLPRYVLTLVRSGEKSGLLGRALQDAVGQMEYDQAVRGEIRQALTYPAVLICAGLGAVVMMFTFVVPKFAVLLKRADDLPLLASVVLNTGMFLRQWYWAALLLLLALGIGLARVLRDPGKRAQWLEAMERLPVLGVWRVESETATWARVLATLLSNRVALMEALGLAQESVLAPGRRARLEEVARNVRSGVPLADALEEQQTLTATGYNLVRVGERSGELPAMLQSLARLCQEAGRARMKQFLALLEPAAILLIGGAIGVIMIGIILAITSANDVVV
- the gspG gene encoding type II secretion system major pseudopilin GspG, translating into MNATQFRPSRPLGLHRASAQGFTLLEMIVVLVIIGLIMGLVGPRLFNQADKAKVQTAETQVKMLKGALETMRLDTGRYPTQEEGLTLLVEQPTDAKLAQRWKGPYLEDGLPDDPWGNPYQYSPKSTGTHAFALFSFGADGKNGGDGYDSDVGMLPQQ
- a CDS encoding type II secretion system protein GspK, translating into MLIIVLAVLVVLTLLATAVATSAERAIRAAQADADRFQSELAMTGTRETLLFLLATQRQTIAGLTVNESDASASATPPGENDDPDGFTALPVGNEIRLDSTPYQGLAQTRFALQDDRGLLSVNWAGSILRFALYKSLDVPDGDWNGLDAKRLDYQDPDDLHRLNGAEKAQYQREGLPPPTNRTLTTPLELRRIPGWNKILADMDDARLLSTLTLAQTVDLNINTAPAPLLELLPGLSPQNAARMTELRRAAPFLSIRQAQETFGITPVFEEVLSLFAIPSGNLILWDERSGARRLLHWTLTPLETDGPPWRIDYEVTLPRGNESDQAVVGTPQTPLFAQPDQAGERQ
- a CDS encoding GspE/PulE family protein, translating into MLIARDLIGVADLERALELQASMGGRIGNLLVRIGALSEEQLLAVLSDQLGFPLAGRDVALPELDAWVIPGDEPVPVDWMQDRGVLLWQDPEGETICASRDPLEPSLREAIDYLFPSTPVRHVLAPAQLMDNTLDKLANGLLSATQGGDDVRHLRELAEEAPVVELVNSLLAQAVEQRASDIHLEPDEHEFFVRFRIDGVLYTRLQLPRERFNAVASRLKLISGMDIAERRLPQDGRLSVRASGQAMDIRASALPGVHGESIVLRLLPKERKDLGLERLGMESDHLALLHDWSREAHGIILVTGPTGSGKSTTLYATLAAADDGMKKIITVEDPVEFQLPRITQIQTHADIGLTFAGALRSILRQDPDVIMVGEIRDRETAEIAIQSALTGHLVLSTVHTNDAIGAFTRLIDMGVEPFLVATPVKGLQAQRLVRRLCPHCARPAAHVLPAIVEEAAQWAVRVLGDVPMRWHEPVGCARCQHSGYRGRVGIYELIPVDEAMQQAVVAGAGHAELKAMARTRGYRFLREDGLLKAWQGLTSVDEVLRVTAV